The Rhododendron vialii isolate Sample 1 chromosome 6a, ASM3025357v1 genome includes a window with the following:
- the LOC131330684 gene encoding uncharacterized protein LOC131330684 isoform X1, with translation MFLLNIFNSVFALILLSVKTYNMMDEDYPIAINQETFCVTLPKNRRQGQMAQQRYATTTKAKGKDKATGSNSKRENREDRRQGEMTQQRQRATTKGKENEQPSGSNGKEKNKVFMRPPPCLRRSDHLDMLNAVYDFETKRQREGFPVENFVRRKIEACRALQNFGENISEQYLIGKIVDLLSPSWMHVKRTIFQRHVIENATHLMNALMEDEHNVHYLWMEFEQGPMMPNSTVREHILNKENQFHSLRKKGCKANIENFVQAIVNNLPPTWPKATIFKKLKLNFMDIRALGAMLEEIETDIICSEALDEVEQQFTKQEKKQVKKSRQKVVNRRLEFDEL, from the exons ATGTTCCTGTTAAATATTTTCAACTCCGTGTTTGCTTTGATCTTACTCTCTGTGAAGACCTACAATATGATGGATGAAGATTATCCAATTGCAATCAACCAAGAAACATTTTGTGTTACATTACCG AAAAATCGAAGGCAAGGACAAATGGCTCAACAAAGATATGCAACAACCACAAAAGCCAAGGGAAAAGATAAGGCAACTGGTTCCAACAGCAAAAGAGAAAACCGG GAAGATCGAAGGCAAGGAGAAATGACACAACAAAGACAAAGAGCAACCACAAAGGGAAAGGAAAACGAGCAGCCAAGTGGTtccaatggaaaagaaaaaaacaaa GTTTTCATGAGGCCTCCTCCATGTTTGCGTCGTAGTGATCACTTAGATATGTTGAATGCAGTATACGATTTTGAAACTAAACGTCAGAGGGAGGGCTTTCcagttgaaaattttgttcgACGAAAAATAGAGGCATGTCGAGCCTTGcaaaattttggagaaaatataAGTGAACAATACCTTATAGGAAAAATAGTAGACCTTCTATCACCAAGCTGGATGCATGTGAAGCGAACAATATTTCAAAGACATGTTATAGAAAATGCTACACATTTGATGAATGCTTTGATGGAAGACGAGCATAATGTCCACTATTTGTGGATGGAATTTGAGCAAGGGCCAATGATGCCAAACTCAACTGTGAGAGAACACATTCTAAATAAAGAAAACCAATTTCATAGTCTAAGGAAAAAAGGCTGCAAGGCAAACATTGAGAATTTTGTTCAGGCTATAGTTAATAACCTCCCGCCCACATGGCCTAAAGCAACAATCTTCAAAAAGTTGAAACTAAATTTCATGGATATAAGAGCATTGGGAGCTATGCTTGAGGAGATCGAGACTGATATCATATGTTCGGAAGCTTTGGACGAAGTGGAGCAACAATTTACAAAACAAGAGAAGAAGCAGGTAAAAAAATCTCGGCAAAAg GTAGTGAATCGAAGATTGGAATTTGATGAACTATAG
- the LOC131330684 gene encoding uncharacterized protein LOC131330684 isoform X2, with translation MAQQRYATTTKAKGKDKATGSNSKRENREDRRQGEMTQQRQRATTKGKENEQPSGSNGKEKNKVFMRPPPCLRRSDHLDMLNAVYDFETKRQREGFPVENFVRRKIEACRALQNFGENISEQYLIGKIVDLLSPSWMHVKRTIFQRHVIENATHLMNALMEDEHNVHYLWMEFEQGPMMPNSTVREHILNKENQFHSLRKKGCKANIENFVQAIVNNLPPTWPKATIFKKLKLNFMDIRALGAMLEEIETDIICSEALDEVEQQFTKQEKKQVKKSRQKVVNRRLEFDEL, from the exons ATGGCTCAACAAAGATATGCAACAACCACAAAAGCCAAGGGAAAAGATAAGGCAACTGGTTCCAACAGCAAAAGAGAAAACCGG GAAGATCGAAGGCAAGGAGAAATGACACAACAAAGACAAAGAGCAACCACAAAGGGAAAGGAAAACGAGCAGCCAAGTGGTtccaatggaaaagaaaaaaacaaa GTTTTCATGAGGCCTCCTCCATGTTTGCGTCGTAGTGATCACTTAGATATGTTGAATGCAGTATACGATTTTGAAACTAAACGTCAGAGGGAGGGCTTTCcagttgaaaattttgttcgACGAAAAATAGAGGCATGTCGAGCCTTGcaaaattttggagaaaatataAGTGAACAATACCTTATAGGAAAAATAGTAGACCTTCTATCACCAAGCTGGATGCATGTGAAGCGAACAATATTTCAAAGACATGTTATAGAAAATGCTACACATTTGATGAATGCTTTGATGGAAGACGAGCATAATGTCCACTATTTGTGGATGGAATTTGAGCAAGGGCCAATGATGCCAAACTCAACTGTGAGAGAACACATTCTAAATAAAGAAAACCAATTTCATAGTCTAAGGAAAAAAGGCTGCAAGGCAAACATTGAGAATTTTGTTCAGGCTATAGTTAATAACCTCCCGCCCACATGGCCTAAAGCAACAATCTTCAAAAAGTTGAAACTAAATTTCATGGATATAAGAGCATTGGGAGCTATGCTTGAGGAGATCGAGACTGATATCATATGTTCGGAAGCTTTGGACGAAGTGGAGCAACAATTTACAAAACAAGAGAAGAAGCAGGTAAAAAAATCTCGGCAAAAg GTAGTGAATCGAAGATTGGAATTTGATGAACTATAG
- the LOC131328646 gene encoding uncharacterized protein LOC131328646, with product MTKSQDKVLLTEHVSSIFQIDIPTKCKDSVCPTIPIAIAGQKIDQALLDLGASVNLLPYSVYLRLDLGNLRATPVTLQLADRSVKVPKGVVEDVLIQVDEFFFPVDFIALDTFPESRMIRKVHEVNSIDTLVQEHVYSILYKVPLEIALAVEKVSFLDSSEVRSLMEMSALEDVCSTPWDPVLEPLGAPLS from the exons ATGACTAAGAGTCAGGATAAAGTGCTCCTGACGGAGCATGTGAGCTCCATCTTTCAGATTGATATCCCAACCAAGTGCAAAGACTCTGtttgtcccaccatccctatagctatcGCAGGCCAGAAAATTGATCAGGCATTACTGGATTTAGGAGCCAGTGTCAACCTGCTCCCATATTCGGTATACTTGAGGCTTGACCTTGGCAATTTGAGAGCCACACCGGTCACACTACAGTTGGCTGACCGAAGTGTGAAAGTTCCGAAGGGGGTGGTGGAAGACGTTTTAATTCAAGTGGACGAGTTCttttttccagtcgacttcattgCCTTGGACACATTCC CTGAGTCGAGGATGATAAGAAAAGTGCATGAGGTGAATTCGATTGACACGCTGGTGCAAGAGCATGTCTATAGTATTTTATATAAGgttcctctggagatagccTTAGCCGTCGAGAAGGTGTCATTCTTAGATTCTTCAGAGGTAAGGAGTTTAATGGAGATGTCTGCACTTGAGGATGTGTGTAGCACCCCTTGGGACCCAGTTCTTGAGCCGTTGGGTGCCCCATTGTCTTAG